Sequence from the Lysobacter solisilvae genome:
GCGCTACGTGGATTACGACTTCACCGCCAAGATGGAAGACGACCTCGATGCCGTCTCGCGTGGCGAGGAGGAATGGGTCCCGCTGATGGAGAAGTTCTGGGGGCCGTTCAAGGAACTGGTCGACGAGAAGACCGAATCGGTCGACCGCTCCGAAGCCACCGGGGCGCGCGAACTGGGCACCGATCCGAAGTCGGGCAAGCCGGTGAGCGTGCGCCTGGGGCGGTACGGGCCGTACGCGCAGATCGGCACCGTGGAAGACGAGGAGAAGCCGACCTTCGCCTCGCTGCGGCCGGGACAATCGATGCACACCATCGAACTGGCCGACGCGATCGAGCTGTTCAAGATGCCGCGCAAGCTGGGCACCGACGCCGGCGACGAAGTCAGCGTCGGCATCGGCCGTTTCGGGCCGTTCGCCAAGCGGGGCAGCGTCTATGCCTCGCTGAAGAAGGAAGACGATCCGTACACCATCGACCTCGCCCGCGCCGTCTTCCTGATCGAGGAGAAGGAAGAGATCGCCCGCAACCGGATCATCAAGGAATTCCCGGGCAGCGACATCCAGGTGCTCAACGGGCGCTTCGGCCCGTATCTGAGCGACGGCAAGCTCAACGGCCGCATTCCCAAGGACCGTGAGCCGGCATCGCTCACGCTGGAGGAAGCGCAGGGCCTGATGGAAACCACCGGCAAGCCGATGCGCGGCCGCTTCGGCAAGAAGGCCGCCGCGAAGAAGGAACCGGCGAAGAAGGCGGCGAAGAAGGTGGCGGACGCGGCCGACAAGCCGGCGAAGCAGGCCGCCAGGAAGGCCGTGAAGAAAACCGCGAAAAAGGCCGCGAAGAAGTCGGCGGCCAAGACCCCCGCGAAGAAGGCCGTCAAGAAGGCCGTCAAGAAAGTCGCCAGGAAGGCCGTGGCGAAGAAGGCCACCACCACCTGACCGGCCGCCGCTGGCGCCCGCCCCTATCGGGCCGGCGCCGGCGGGACTCCATCGGCAGGCATCGGGCGGCGCGTGGCATCCGTCCCGCGCCCCGGACCGCGCGCAGCAGGCTCGGCTATCCTCGTCCGCATGACTATCCCCGCCTCGCTTGATGACACGGTGCGCTGCCTGCGCGCCGGCGGCGTGGTCGCCTACCCCACTGAAGCGGTCTGGGGGCTGGGCTGTAATCCCGATGACGAGGCGGCCGTCCTGCGCCTTCTGGCAATCAAGCAGCGCGAGGTCGACAAGGGCCTGATCCTGGTGGCGGCTGAAGTCGCCCAGTTCGACGGATGGCTCGACTGGCCGGCGTTGGCACCGGACCAGGTTCGCGCGGTCCACGCCAGCTGGCCCGGGCCACACACCTGGATCGTACCGGCGCTTTCGCGGGTGCCACGCTGGATCACGGGTCGCCATGCCGGTGTGGCGGTGCGGGTCAGTGCCCACCCGGTGGTCGCCGCGCTGTGTCGCGCCGCGGGCATGCCGCTGGTATCCACGAGCGCCAACCGTGCCGGCGAACCGCCGGCCCATCGCCGCG
This genomic interval carries:
- a CDS encoding Sua5/YciO/YrdC/YwlC family protein, producing MTIPASLDDTVRCLRAGGVVAYPTEAVWGLGCNPDDEAAVLRLLAIKQREVDKGLILVAAEVAQFDGWLDWPALAPDQVRAVHASWPGPHTWIVPALSRVPRWITGRHAGVAVRVSAHPVVAALCRAAGMPLVSTSANRAGEPPAHRREALDPQVLAAVDAVCEGETGGLGAPTAIRDARTGATLRQ